The Deltaproteobacteria bacterium genome window below encodes:
- a CDS encoding DUF1844 domain-containing protein, with the protein MSPSDNAKDKGGMDSAAVKKDETRGAAANTEQLPPPDFSTFIASLAVSVLYSLGEVADPETGKSGKNLTMARHTIDIIEMLKRKTSGNLDASENMFIDKTLHDLRMKYIEAAKQS; encoded by the coding sequence ATGTCGCCATCTGATAACGCTAAAGACAAGGGCGGCATGGACAGCGCTGCCGTTAAAAAAGACGAGACACGCGGCGCTGCGGCAAACACGGAGCAATTACCCCCGCCCGATTTCTCCACTTTTATAGCCTCGCTTGCCGTTTCGGTGCTCTACAGCCTCGGAGAGGTGGCTGACCCGGAAACCGGCAAGAGCGGCAAAAACCTTACGATGGCGCGCCATACCATAGATATCATCGAAATGTTGAAGCGCAAGACTTCCGGGAACCTCGATGCGAGCGAAAACATGTTCATCGATAAAACGCTTCACGATCTTCGTATGAAGTATATTGAAGCCGCAAAACAGAGTTAG
- a CDS encoding DegQ family serine endoprotease, with amino-acid sequence MISRKYGLRTLIMVAAISLFTGLWLTAGPGVTGNSDSQNFWKDAPDAKGKKEKGQLENGAPQSFSSLAKKLTPSVVNISTTQEIKRRRVPFPEFRTQPFEEFFDEEEMDKLFGGDGSFKRQSLGSGFIINKDGYIVTNYHVIENAAEIVVTLSNDSKKEYTAKVIGRDQSLDLALIKIDATEELPVVALGDSDSLDIGDWVVAIGNPFGLGGTVTAGIVSQKGRVIDAGPYDDFIQTDASINPGNSGGPLFNLRGEVVGINTAIVMGGQGIGFAIPVNLAKGVLLQLKEKGKATRGWIGVSLQDITPDLATSFGLSKPYGALVPYVLPGDPADKAGMKSGDVIVAFDGKEVSSTKDLRSIVAATVPGSTVDVKVVRDGKERALKITVATKKDTAEEEGKGRETTEDEDEKSGKRLGIGVTDITKSIAERFRLDSTDGVLIASVKQDGLGAEAGLRRGDIIREMNGKAVKDVAEFNKILKAVKKGILRLRIKRGEGFMFVTIKLKD; translated from the coding sequence ATGATTTCCAGAAAATACGGTCTTCGCACGCTGATTATGGTCGCTGCCATTTCACTTTTTACCGGACTGTGGCTGACAGCGGGGCCGGGTGTTACGGGCAATAGCGATTCTCAAAATTTTTGGAAGGACGCGCCGGACGCAAAGGGTAAAAAGGAAAAGGGCCAGCTCGAAAACGGCGCGCCGCAGTCGTTTTCCTCTCTTGCCAAGAAACTTACGCCTTCGGTCGTAAACATATCCACGACACAGGAGATAAAAAGGCGGCGCGTTCCGTTCCCGGAGTTTAGGACGCAGCCTTTTGAGGAGTTTTTCGACGAAGAGGAGATGGATAAGCTTTTTGGCGGCGACGGCAGCTTCAAACGCCAGAGCCTGGGGAGCGGTTTCATAATCAACAAGGACGGTTATATAGTCACAAATTACCATGTTATCGAGAACGCGGCGGAAATAGTGGTAACGCTCTCGAACGACAGTAAAAAGGAGTATACGGCAAAGGTAATAGGCAGGGACCAGAGCCTCGACCTCGCGCTTATAAAGATAGATGCTACCGAGGAACTGCCCGTAGTGGCTCTCGGAGATTCGGATTCTCTTGATATAGGCGACTGGGTGGTTGCAATCGGCAATCCGTTTGGGCTTGGCGGCACGGTCACTGCCGGAATAGTCAGTCAGAAGGGGCGCGTCATAGACGCCGGCCCTTACGACGACTTCATACAGACGGATGCCTCCATCAATCCTGGTAACAGCGGCGGGCCGCTTTTCAATCTAAGGGGCGAGGTTGTTGGCATAAACACCGCGATAGTTATGGGCGGTCAGGGCATAGGTTTTGCCATACCGGTAAACCTCGCAAAGGGCGTGCTCTTGCAGCTTAAGGAAAAGGGCAAGGCAACGAGGGGCTGGATAGGGGTTTCACTGCAAGACATAACGCCGGACCTTGCGACAAGTTTTGGTCTCTCAAAGCCGTACGGCGCTCTTGTGCCTTACGTGCTGCCAGGGGATCCGGCTGACAAGGCAGGCATGAAGAGCGGGGACGTGATAGTCGCGTTCGACGGCAAGGAAGTAAGCTCTACAAAGGATCTAAGAAGCATAGTTGCCGCTACTGTGCCTGGTTCCACAGTCGACGTGAAGGTAGTCAGGGACGGCAAGGAGCGCGCTTTGAAAATAACTGTCGCAACAAAGAAGGATACTGCCGAGGAAGAGGGCAAGGGACGCGAGACAACCGAGGATGAGGACGAAAAATCCGGCAAAAGGCTCGGTATAGGCGTTACAGATATAACGAAGAGCATTGCCGAGCGCTTCCGCCTCGATTCGACCGACGGCGTTCTCATAGCCTCGGTTAAGCAGGACGGGCTCGGTGCAGAGGCAGGGTTAAGGCGCGGCGACATCATACGCGAGATGAACGGTAAGGCGGTAAAGGATGTTGCCGAATTCAACAAGATACTAAAGGCCGTGAAGAAGGGGATCTTGCGGCTTCGCATAAAGCGCGGCGAGGGCTTCATGTTCGTAACTATCAAGCTTAAGGATTAG